The stretch of DNA CAGCGTCATGGGTCATCTCCGGTGTAGGAGTGCATATCAGGCAGCGGCAATGCCTGTTTGATGACCTCAACTTAGGAAACCCGGTTACATTGATATAATCGATTTACTTGTGTAAATACATAGATATTATCTATGTATGAGAACTGGATCACATGCCCACACTGCGTCAGCTGACATATCTGGTTGCCATCGCCGAGACAGGTCATGTCGGACGTGCCGCAGAGCGCGTAGGCGTCACACAGCCAACCTTGAGCGCACAGATAGCTGAGCTGGAACGCAAGCTGGGCGTGAAGCTCGCAGAACGCGGCCGCTCCGGCGCCATGCTCACAGACATTGGCCGGGACACGGTAAAGCGGGCACGTGACATTCTAAGCGCAGTTGAAGACTTGAAGGACCATGCCGCCGGCGCCCAGACAGGCCTGGCGGGCACCATGCGCCTTGGCGTGCTGCCGACCATCGGGCCCTACCTGCTGCCGCACATTCTTCCCGCCCTGCACAGCCGCTACCCTGACCTGCGGCTTTATGTACGCGAGGATTTTCCTGGTCCATTGGAAACCGGATTGCTCGATGGCCGGTTTGATCTGCTCATCGTCTCTCTGCCGGTAGACATGGGTGGGTTTGAGACGGCTCCACTCTTTCGCGAGGAAATGCAGCTTGCCCTTCCCCATGACCATGCTGCGACTACCGCCGAGGAAGTGCCCCGCACACTCCTGCGCGGTGAAGACTTTCTGGGACTTGAATCCGGCCACCGGTATCACGCGCAGGTAAAAGACCTCTGTGAGGAACTTGGTGCCCGCCTCCTGCCGGACTACGAAGGCACCAGCCTCGATACATTACGGCAGATGACCGCCATGGGCGCGGGGCTGACATTCCTGCCCGCTCTCTACGTTCACTCGGAAATTGGTCCCAAGGGAAAACGGCAACGCGCTGAAGTGGCCGCGCGCAGCATTGCACCTCGCCCCCCACACCGCACGGTGGGCATGGCTTGGCGTCGCCAGGCATCCAATCGCAAAGACTACGAGACACTCACAACGTTGATCCGAAGCCGAATGAAGTCCCTGAAGATCGACGGTGTGACTGTCACCGACTGATCACAGCGCCTTTAAAGCCGCTCACTGTGGTGGATATCATCACTGCCAGCAGGCAGGGACCAGAAGTCTCCATCTACCGCAATCACCGCAGGGCCATCATAGGCATCACTCACACCTTCCATGAACACATCCTCGAGAGGCGCAAGGGGAAGCGGTGGAACGATGTGATGGAACACGAGCATATCGACACCTGCTTCCTGTGCCGCTTCAGCCGCCTGCACTGGGTAGGTGTGATAGTCGAGAATATCGACAGTGATTGTCGCGATGTTGTCACGCCCTGCCTTGCGGGCGCCATCCGTAATGATACCCACAAGCGTCGGTGACAACGCTTCATGCATCAGCAGGTCCGCGTCTTTTGCAAAACGAATGAGATTGTCAGATTTCACAGTGTCACCGGAGATCACAATTGACCGGCCCATGAAGTCAAACCGATAGCCGACTGCCGGTGAGACCGGAGTATGATCTACCTTAAAGGTCGTGATCTTGAGGCCATCGCGGTCAATAATGACAGGCGCCACTCCATCAACAGGCTCCGCAAAGGCAACGGCTGTCATACCCGCACCCGAAGCTGGCACAATGTCATCACCATGATGATCCGTACGGTGAACGAAATCATGGGAATAGGCTTCGTTGAAACCGTTCACAACGCGCTCAACACCAGCCGGCCCATAAACAGGAAGCGGTGACGTCGCGGTTCTGTTGACCCACCGCTGCATGGCAAGTTCGCCAAGCCCGTCGATGTGGTCAGAATGAAAATGCGTCAGCAACACGCCATCAATGGCGCCAACCGGTAGCATCATCTGTTGAAGCGTGCGTACGCCGCCCGTCCCCGCATCAACAACAAAGGCCTGAGTCTTGTCGCCTTGCTTGGCGATGACGACCGCACACGGACCACCACGGGCATTGTCAGCCATGGGCGCACCTGCACCGCACAGCCCCACATGCAATCCTTCGGAGAGCTCACCCAGCGGGTCGCTGGCCATATTCCGCTCGACCACCCCAGCCATCAGGCGGAGCGCGATTTGCTCGCGCATGGAATAGAAAACCGCCACCACAATGGCGCCAACTACCACTAGCCCCAATAATACTTTGCCGAAACGACCCATTTCTCTGCCCTCACAAATCCACTAATGCCCTGCATTATATAAATTGGCAGTAACATTGCCATTATAATCGGCATCGCCATGCGGAACCGCATAGGTGGGTCGCCCCACTTTTTTGGCAAAATGTCTTGAAAGCCGCTGCCAAAAGCCGTATTTCCCGCGTCGCCCAATAGTCGCACGTGCCCGTAGCCGCTGGAACACCAACAACACCAGTAGCCAAAAGCAACGACGGTGAGGGCTTTTTTGGTCTCAGTCGGTCTTCCAACCACCGGCGACGCTAAAGAGGCACACCTTCTTTGCCCGCGTGAGGACTTGGGGATGCTCCCAAATCCAATCCGGCATCAAACCACCCGGCGATGTTTCGCGCCAGTTTGGCCAATGAAGCAGACCCGGATCTGTCGCGCTTCTGACGGCGCCCGTGCAATGCGTCTCCAACACGCAGTCCACGGGCATACACTCAGATGGCGTGATGTATCTGGAACTGGGAGACCACCCCAATGGTGACCGACCGCATCAAAGATTTCCTGCGCACCACCCGATCAGACGAGCCCTTTGTCGTCGTCGATCTGGATGTGGTGCGTGACAACTACAATCGCCTGGCCCGCGCACTGCCGGAAAGCCGCGTGTACTACGCGGTGAAGGCAAATCCGGCCCCAGAAATTCTGGCGCTTCTCGCCAAACTTGGCTCGTCCTTTGACGCAGCCTCCGTTGCCGAAGTTGAAATGGTCCTGGCCGCCGGCGCCAGTGCTGACCGCATTTCCTTTGGCAACACAATCAAGAAAGAACGCGACATCGCCCGCGCCTACGAACTCGGCGTGCGCATGTTCGCGGTTGATTGTCCCGAAGAAGTTGAGAAGGTGGCGCGCGTTGCCCCCGCTTCACGTGTCTTCTGCCGCATCCTGACCGACTGCGCCGGTGCTGAATGGCCCCTGTCGCGCAAATTCGGTTGCGTGCCCGATATGGCCAGTACTGTGCTGCTTCACGCGCACAAACTTGGCCTTGAAGCACATGGCGTGTCCTTCCATGTCGGCTCCCAGCAGCCCGACACAAGCGCGTGGGACCGCGCTCTGGAAGACGCCAGCACCATCTTCCGCACGCTGGCCGATCAGGGCATCCACCTCAAAATGGTCAACCTCGGCGGAGGCTTCCCGACCCGGTACCTCAAGGAGGTGCCCTCGTCTGAAGACTATGGCAAAGCCATTTTTGGCGCGTTGCGCCGACATTTCGGCAACCAGATCCCCGAAACGATCATCGAGCCGGGTCGCGGCCTGGTGGGAGACGCTGGCGTCATTCGCGCCGAAGTCGTGCTGGTGAGCCGCAAGACGCAAGAGCCTGACGCCGACCGCTGGGTCTATCTTGATATCGGCAAGTTCGGTGGGCTGGCAGAAACCATGGATGAGGCAATCCGCTACCCCATCCGCACACCTCACGACGGTGAGCGCACGACACCTTGCGTGGTAGCAGGACCTACTTGCGATTCCGCAGACGTACTGTATGAAAAAACACCCTATGACCTTCCCGTGTCCCTTACCATCGGCGACGAGATTCTGATCGAGGCAACCGGTGCATACACCACCACGTATGCCTCGAATGGCTTCAACGGGTTTGCCCCCCTTAAGTCGTACATCATCTAAGCGGGACACCTGGGCCACGGACACCTGCGACCGGGAGAGATAAGACCACCATGACCACCAAGACCCCCTGGCCCGTCTATCACAGGATCTCCGGCCCCATCGTCATGATCGGCTTCGGCTCCATTGGTCGCGGCACACTCCCCCTGATCGAACGTCACTTCGATTTCGACAAAAGCCGGATGGTCATCATTGATCCAAGCGATGCGGGCAAGACCCTGGCAGACAAGCACGGTGTCCGTTTCCTCCAGCGCGAGATCACCAGCGAAAACTACAAAGAAATTCTGACGCCACTGCTGACGGAAGGTGAGGGTCAGGGTTTCTGCGTCAATCTTTCTGTCGACGTCGGCTCGGTTGACGTCATGCGACTGTGCCGGGAAATCGATGTGCCCTACATCGATACCGTTGTTGAGCCCTGGTTTGGTTTTTATGTCGACCAGGACAATGATCCAGCGGAGCGCACCAATTATGTCCTGCGCGAAACAGCCCGCACCGAAAAACGCAACAATCCGGGCGGCACAACGGCCGTCTCATGCTGTGGCGCCAATCCCGGCATGGTGTCGTTCTTCGTCAAACAGGCCCTCATCAATCTGGCAACCGACCTTGGGCTTGATTTCGACGAACCCGCCGCAGAAGACCGCGACGGCTGGGCCCGGCTCATGCAGCGCACCGGCACCAAGGGCATTCACATTGCCGAGCGAGACACGCAACGCGCGAAGTCACCAAAACCACTTGGCACTTTCGTCAACACCTGGTCCGTAGACGGATTTATTTCTGAAGGGCAGCAGCCCGCTGAACTTGGATGGGGCACCCACGAAAAATGGATGCCTGACAACGCACACCATCAAAAGGACGGTACGGGTTGTCAGTCGGCGATCTACATGACGCAACCCGGCGGCGCCACCAAAGTGCGCACATGGTGCCCGACACCCGGCCCCCAGCATGGCTTTCTTGTAACCCACAATGAGAGCGTCTCCATCGCAGACTTTTTCACCATCGGCGAAGGCACCAATCCGGAATACCGCCCCACGGTCCATTATGCCTATCACCCGGCGGATGATGCGGTCGTGTCCCTACACGAACTGTTTGGCAATGAAGGCAAGCCGCAGGCCATCTATCACATTCTTGATGAAGACGAGATCGTGGACGGCATAGATGAACTGGGCGTGCTCCTCTATGGCCACGCGAAAAACGCCTACTGGTACGGCTCGCAGCTTTCCATAGAAGAAACCCGGGACATTGCGCCCTACCAGAACGCAACAGGTCTGCAGGTCACATCCGCCGTCATTGCAGGCATGGTCTGGGCCATCGAAAACCCAAATGCCGGCATCGTTGAAGCCGACGAACTGGACTACAAACGCTGCCTCGAAGTGCAACTGCCCTATCTGGGGCCAGTAAAGGGCTTCTACACCGACTGGACGCCCCTTGAGGGCCGACCCAGCTTTTTTGCCGAAGACCTGGACGAAAGCGACCCCTGGCAGTTCAAGAATGTGCTTGTGCGGCCCTAGTTACGGTTAACGCACGAACAGGTCTGGCCAGCCCGCCAGTCCGGTGGCAAGGTCACCTCCAACAGCCATACTCTTAGCTGACTGGAGCCAATGAATGTCGCGCACGTCCACACTTCTTGACCACACCCGAACCATGGGCATCGCTGCTCTTGCTGTCTCCGCCTTTGCCATTAGCAGCCTTACTTTGTCCGGCAACGCTGAAGCAGGAACGCTTGAGAAGATTGCTGCCGACGGGCGCATTACCGTCGCGAATGTCGAGGACCTTGCGCCTTTCTCCTTTACCGGCGACGACGGCATTCCATCGGGCCTTTCCATTGAACTGTGTCGCGCCATTGTTTCCGAGCTCGCAACACAAATCGAAGTTCCAATTATCTCCATCGACTATGTACCGGTCACGGTGCAGTCGCGCCTCGACACGGTCGTCAGCGGGCGTGCAGACATGGAATGCGGCGCGACAACAGTGACGCTTGGCCGTCGCGAACGCGTCGATTTCTCGGTTCCATTTTTTGCATCAGGTGCATCCGTGGCTGTGGCCGACATCCAGTCGCTACCCGACATCGAAGCTCTGGCGGGCAAACGCGTGGCCGTGATCGAAGGATCAACAACACAGGTCGCGATCAAGAGAGCACTAAGGGCACAACGCATAGATGTCGAAGTCATTGCGGTAGAACGCACCGTCGATGCAGTTGCGGCCATCAAGGAAGACAAAGCGGATGCAATTGCCCACGACAAGATGATCCTTGTGGACCTGATGCAGGACCCGCTTGGCGCTGACCTTGTCGCGTTGCCCGGCCTTTTGTCCTTTGAGCCCTATGGCATCATCCTGCCACGTGGCGACGCGGATTTCCGCCTCGCCGTCGACCGCGCCATCATTGGTCTGTATCAGGACGGTGTGCTTGATGATCTGTATGAGAAGTGGCTGGCACCCCTTGGCGCCCGCCCTGGCGTAACCCTGGAACGGATGCTCCAGTTGCAAGCCGTGCCGGAGTAAACACACCAGGCGGCACAAGCAAAACAAAAGGGCAGCTTCAAAAATGAAGCTGCCCTTTTTCTTCTAACAGGATTGCAGCAAAGGCACGGTTATTCAGCGGGCGTGTCCGTAGCATCCGTTGACACGGCTTCCTTCACCGCATCCGCACCCTCTTTCACAGCCTCGGCTGTTGCTTCCACAGCATCATTTACAGCTTCTGCAACATCATCCTTGTTGGCCTCTATGACTTCCTCGACGGCCTCTGCCGCCGCTTTGGCACCTTCAGTCACGGCTTCGATAACGGCCTGTGTGGCTTCACCCACCGCTTCACGCGCGTCATCCAAAGAGGCTGAAGGACCAGGCATGCCGCCAGCCGGCACCAGACGCAGCACGTGCCCGCCTTCGCCATCAGTCAGCACATAGATGCTGCCATCCGGCGCCATGCGCACGTCACGCAGGCGCGGCGTGTCATCGCCTTCGGCACCAGGCACGGTGACACGAAGGGCTTCTTCACCCGCAAGCTTGCCATCATCAATAATGACGCGGCGCAGGTTACGGTCAGCAAATTCAGCGACATTGCCCGGCGCCAGTGCGGTGACAAGAAGATCACCATCCCAGTCACTGAAGGCCTCACCCGCTACTAGTGCCATGCCTGATGGAGCGATGGACGGCGTCCAATAGGTCAGAGGCTGGCTGGACCCTTCAAATTCTGTGAGGGGCGACACATAAGCACCGGAGTAATCAAGACCGAAGGTGGCAAGCGGCCACCCGTAATTGCCTTTGGGCTCAATGATGTTGATTTCATCTCCGCCCTGCGCCCCATGCTCATTTTCATAGATGCGGCCGGTGGAAGCGTCATACACAA from Pyruvatibacter sp. HU-CL02332 encodes:
- a CDS encoding LysR substrate-binding domain-containing protein, with product MPTLRQLTYLVAIAETGHVGRAAERVGVTQPTLSAQIAELERKLGVKLAERGRSGAMLTDIGRDTVKRARDILSAVEDLKDHAAGAQTGLAGTMRLGVLPTIGPYLLPHILPALHSRYPDLRLYVREDFPGPLETGLLDGRFDLLIVSLPVDMGGFETAPLFREEMQLALPHDHAATTAEEVPRTLLRGEDFLGLESGHRYHAQVKDLCEELGARLLPDYEGTSLDTLRQMTAMGAGLTFLPALYVHSEIGPKGKRQRAEVAARSIAPRPPHRTVGMAWRRQASNRKDYETLTTLIRSRMKSLKIDGVTVTD
- a CDS encoding MBL fold metallo-hydrolase, producing MGRFGKVLLGLVVVGAIVVAVFYSMREQIALRLMAGVVERNMASDPLGELSEGLHVGLCGAGAPMADNARGGPCAVVIAKQGDKTQAFVVDAGTGGVRTLQQMMLPVGAIDGVLLTHFHSDHIDGLGELAMQRWVNRTATSPLPVYGPAGVERVVNGFNEAYSHDFVHRTDHHGDDIVPASGAGMTAVAFAEPVDGVAPVIIDRDGLKITTFKVDHTPVSPAVGYRFDFMGRSIVISGDTVKSDNLIRFAKDADLLMHEALSPTLVGIITDGARKAGRDNIATITVDILDYHTYPVQAAEAAQEAGVDMLVFHHIVPPLPLAPLEDVFMEGVSDAYDGPAVIAVDGDFWSLPAGSDDIHHSERL
- a CDS encoding type III PLP-dependent enzyme, with protein sequence MVTDRIKDFLRTTRSDEPFVVVDLDVVRDNYNRLARALPESRVYYAVKANPAPEILALLAKLGSSFDAASVAEVEMVLAAGASADRISFGNTIKKERDIARAYELGVRMFAVDCPEEVEKVARVAPASRVFCRILTDCAGAEWPLSRKFGCVPDMASTVLLHAHKLGLEAHGVSFHVGSQQPDTSAWDRALEDASTIFRTLADQGIHLKMVNLGGGFPTRYLKEVPSSEDYGKAIFGALRRHFGNQIPETIIEPGRGLVGDAGVIRAEVVLVSRKTQEPDADRWVYLDIGKFGGLAETMDEAIRYPIRTPHDGERTTPCVVAGPTCDSADVLYEKTPYDLPVSLTIGDEILIEATGAYTTTYASNGFNGFAPLKSYII
- a CDS encoding homospermidine synthase produces the protein MTTKTPWPVYHRISGPIVMIGFGSIGRGTLPLIERHFDFDKSRMVIIDPSDAGKTLADKHGVRFLQREITSENYKEILTPLLTEGEGQGFCVNLSVDVGSVDVMRLCREIDVPYIDTVVEPWFGFYVDQDNDPAERTNYVLRETARTEKRNNPGGTTAVSCCGANPGMVSFFVKQALINLATDLGLDFDEPAAEDRDGWARLMQRTGTKGIHIAERDTQRAKSPKPLGTFVNTWSVDGFISEGQQPAELGWGTHEKWMPDNAHHQKDGTGCQSAIYMTQPGGATKVRTWCPTPGPQHGFLVTHNESVSIADFFTIGEGTNPEYRPTVHYAYHPADDAVVSLHELFGNEGKPQAIYHILDEDEIVDGIDELGVLLYGHAKNAYWYGSQLSIEETRDIAPYQNATGLQVTSAVIAGMVWAIENPNAGIVEADELDYKRCLEVQLPYLGPVKGFYTDWTPLEGRPSFFAEDLDESDPWQFKNVLVRP
- a CDS encoding amino acid ABC transporter substrate-binding protein yields the protein MSRTSTLLDHTRTMGIAALAVSAFAISSLTLSGNAEAGTLEKIAADGRITVANVEDLAPFSFTGDDGIPSGLSIELCRAIVSELATQIEVPIISIDYVPVTVQSRLDTVVSGRADMECGATTVTLGRRERVDFSVPFFASGASVAVADIQSLPDIEALAGKRVAVIEGSTTQVAIKRALRAQRIDVEVIAVERTVDAVAAIKEDKADAIAHDKMILVDLMQDPLGADLVALPGLLSFEPYGIILPRGDADFRLAVDRAIIGLYQDGVLDDLYEKWLAPLGARPGVTLERMLQLQAVPE
- a CDS encoding PQQ-dependent sugar dehydrogenase encodes the protein MVNRLDRVTVAGALMLAGVLVTPALAQDVTAAADDQFTVETVAEGLDFPWSIAFLPDGDMLVTELTGQLRLIDNGELVEAPISGTPEVIYGGQGGLSDVVLHPDFATNNLVYLTYSAARDKGNTLVVARAEFTGSALENFEVVFEADAYRSTLVHYGARMTFLPDGTFMVTSGDGFDYREQSQNTDNHFGAMLRLNDDGTVPADNPYVGDDSVRDEIYSYGHRNPQAIVYDASTGRIYENEHGAQGGDEINIIEPKGNYGWPLATFGLDYSGAYVSPLTEFEGSSQPLTYWTPSIAPSGMALVAGEAFSDWDGDLLVTALAPGNVAEFADRNLRRVIIDDGKLAGEEALRVTVPGAEGDDTPRLRDVRMAPDGSIYVLTDGEGGHVLRLVPAGGMPGPSASLDDAREAVGEATQAVIEAVTEGAKAAAEAVEEVIEANKDDVAEAVNDAVEATAEAVKEGADAVKEAVSTDATDTPAE